In Falco biarmicus isolate bFalBia1 chromosome 5, bFalBia1.pri, whole genome shotgun sequence, a single genomic region encodes these proteins:
- the LOC130149456 gene encoding taste receptor type 2 member 40-like — MSMLLSLLFLAIAIIESMAGLLGNGTILVASSTSCIRSKILSSYDAIMIFLSLSRFFLQSWMMLDLFLSLFCETSYYEEHLFVILKTVFMFLNYSSFWSAAWLSAFYCIKIASFTQSFFIWLKQRISCLVPWVLITSSLFSFATSLPFAWDVYDVHDNFSAPSTMTNSSERRVTMKASFFLLIILCNAGIALPLIVFVVSSILLIRSLWIHTRQIQNSATGFRNPSLEAHIGAIKSVLSFLIFYVTYFISLVPILADVFLPLSIGEAMCIAVMAACPAGHSMVLIWSNPKFRELLARVLHHASCPVRTRSMEKTVG; from the coding sequence ATGTCCATGTtactttctctcctttttctagCAATTGCTATAATTGAATCCATGGCAGGACTTCTAGGAAATGGAACTATTTTGGTTGCCAGTTCAACTAGCTGCATCAGGAGCAAAATATTGTCCTCATATGATGCAATTATGATCTTTCTGAGTTTATCCAGATTCTTTTTGCAGTCCTGGATGATGCTGGATTTGTTCCTAAGTCTGTTTTGCGAAACTTCCTATTATGAAGAACAtttgtttgtaattttaaagacagtttttaTGTTTCTGAACTACTCCAGCTTCTGGTCTGCAGCCTGGCTTAGTGCCTTCTATTGTATCAAGATTGCTAGTTTTACTCAGTCTTTCTTCATCTGGTTGAAGCAAAGAATTTCCTGTCTCGTGCCCTGGGTGCTGATAACATcatctcttttctcctttgcaaCCTCTCTTCCTTTCGCCTGGGATGTCTACGATGTGCACGACAACTTCTCTGCTCCTTCAACCATGACAAATTCTTCAGAAAGGAGAGTCACAATGAAAGCtagtttctttttattgatTATTCTCTGTAATGCTGGTATAGCTTTGCCTTTAATAGTGTTTGTGGTTTCAAGCATCCTGCTGATCAGATCTCTCTGGATACACACCAGGCAGATACAAAACAGTGCAACTGGCTTCAGGAATCCCAGCTTAGAGGCCCATATTGGTGCCATCAAGTCAGTCCTTTCCTTCCTTATCTTCTATGTTAcgtattttatttctttggttcCAATTTTAGCTGACGTTTTTTTACCTTTAAGCATCGGGGAAGCCATGTGTATAGCTGTAATGGCTGCCTGTCCTGCAGGACACTCAATGGTCTTAATATGGAGCAACCCCAAATTTCGAGAGCTACTAGCTAGGGTTTTGCACCATGCAAGCTGTCCTGTCAGAACTAGATCCATGGAAAAGACAGTGGGCTAG